From one Drosophila subpulchrella strain 33 F10 #4 breed RU33 chromosome 3L, RU_Dsub_v1.1 Primary Assembly, whole genome shotgun sequence genomic stretch:
- the LOC119554305 gene encoding trypsin beta translates to MQGVLLPLVMWMIWIPESAAEELDLRRSPRVVGGHPSDVWNQPHVVNIRRRGNFECGGSLVTPRCVLTAAHCLKEGQPSDFVVRGGVTYLRDMSNARYVRKILLPAAYSRTTLDHDVALLQLQHPLQASVARPISLALRSPRPGSFVRVSGWGLTDDSSTQLPNQLHSVHVRVMPQWECRDLYRGYRNITASMFCASIPGLKDACAADSGGPVVNAHGFLVGVVSWGRANRCAAADSPGVYSDVSYLSDWIVDNMRRYC, encoded by the coding sequence ATGCAAGGTGTGCTGCTTCCGCTGGTGATGTGGATGATTTGGATTCCAGAGTCTGCGGCAGAGGAGCTGGACTTAAGACGTAGTCCTCGCGTTGTGGGCGGTCATCCTAGTGATGTGTGGAATCAGCCGCACGTGGTCAACATTCGGCGGCGTGGCAACTTCGAGTGCGGCGGATCTCTGGTCACTCCCCGTTGTGTCTTGACCGCCGCCCACTGCCTGAAAGAGGGTCAACCATCCGACTTCGTGGTACGCGGCGGGGTCACCTATCTGCGGGATATGAGCAATGCCCGCTATGTGAGGAAGATACTGCTGCCAGCGGCCTACAGTCGCACCACTTTGGACCACGATGTGGCTCTCCTGCAGCTGCAGCATCCGCTTCAGGCCTCCGTTGCTCGACCCATCTCCTTGGCATTAAGATCTCCTCGCCCTGGGTCTTTTGTCCGGGTTTCCGGCTGGGGACTAACCGACGACAGCTCCACACAGCTGCCCAATCAGCTGCACAGCGTCCATGTGCGAGTGATGCCACAGTGGGAGTGTCGGGATCTATATCGTGGCTATCGGAACATTACGGCCAGCATGTTCTGTGCATCGATTCCGGGTTTAAAGGATGCCTGTGCCGCTGATTCCGGGGGTCCGGTGGTCAATGCCCATGGCTTCCTCGTGGGCGTCGTCTCATGGGGCAGGGCTAATCGCTGTGCCGCCGCAGATAGTCCCGGGGTTTACTCCGATGTCAGTTACCTATCCGACTGGATAGTCGATAATATGCGCCGGTATTGCTAG
- the LOC119554307 gene encoding trypsin delta: RILGHKRRDKVKIVTVHSKMLWRWDYLILAMLLLAELTDLGETAVARNQRRNRRLRNASGNKLATRRKQAGNSRKVSAKKVNQNKKTATPAKIESRIVGGTSTSISTTPYIVQLRRGLHLCGGSLLTERWVITAAHCVQGYSASDFTVRAGTSTLDGSDGITRSVESIHVAPKYTAKKLNMDAALLKLNESLTGTNIGTISMATSRPKAGANVRIAGWGTTREDSTTASQTLEAAQVRVIKQKKCRLRYRGATTITKFMICARAAGKDACSGDSGGPVTRNNALVGIVSFGRGCARAGYPGVYTDVSAIRQWANKVMANN, encoded by the coding sequence CGAATACTCGGCCATAAAAGACGGGACAAGGTCAAAATCGTAACAGTTCACAGCAAGATGCTTTGGCGGTGGGATTATCTTATATTGGCCATGCTGCTCCTGGCAGAGCTCACCGATCTGGGTGAAACGGCGGTTGCCAGGAATCAAAGGAGAAACAGGCGACTCAGAAATGCTAGCGGAAACAAACTAGCGACCAGGAGAAAACAAGCCGGAAACAGCCGTAAAGTCTCCGCCAAGAAGGTGAATCAAAACAAGAAGACCGCTACTCCGGCAAAGATTGAATCAAGGATTGTGGGTGGCACGTCCACCTCGATTTCCACCACTCCCTATATTGTCCAATTGCGTCGGGGATTGCATCTGTGTGGGGGTTCGCTCCTCACCGAAAGGTGGGTCATAACCGCCGCCCATTGTGTCCAAGGATACAGTGCCTCCGATTTCACGGTTCGCGCTGGAACCAGCACTTTGGATGGCAGCGATGGCATCACCCGCTCCGTCGAATCTATCCACGTGGCGCCCAAGTATACTGCGAAAAAACTGAACATGGATGCAGCGCTGCTCAAACTAAACGAAAGCCTAACGGGCACCAATATAGGCACCATATCCATGGCCACTTCGCGACCCAAGGCCGGTGCAAACGTGCGGATTGCGGGATGGGGAACAACCAGGGAAGACAGCACTACAGCCTCCCAAACTCTGGAGGCCGCCCAGGTCAGGGTAATCAAGCAGAAGAAGTGTCGACTGAGATATCGCGGTGCGACGACCATCACCAAATTTATGATCTGTGCCCGCGCTGCTGGGAAGGATGCCTGCAGTGGTGATTCCGGTGGTCCGGTGACCAGGAACAATGCCCTGGTGGGCATAGTGTCCTTCGGTCGCGGATGCGCCAGAGCCGGATATCCTGGCGTCTACACAGACGTCTCCGCGATCCGCCAATGGGCCAACAAGGTTATGGCCAATAATTAG
- the LOC119554304 gene encoding trypsin alpha-3 encodes MIARSLPSLLLLLIPILEFSPVSASFNDSEEIQPRIIGGRVSSIKQEKYLVQVTTNTELCGGSLIKPRWVITAAHCAYKKNRNEFRIYGGASDQGGPYAIMRRVDFMAINPAFNRKTLNMDVAALRLTSDMTGANIETIALASQSVPARVLVKVSGWGLLTADAAETAKRVHSVMVPVWSRSACVSAYKGIHRITRSMMCAAKPYTKDSCDGDSGGPLVHSGELAGIVSFGYGCASALPGVYTSVPVIREWFLSTVQKHS; translated from the coding sequence ATGATTGCCCGGAGTCTGCCCTCGCTGTTGCTGCTTCTTATCCCAATTCTGGAATTCTCACCGGTTTCCGCCTCCTTTAACGACAGCGAGGAGATCCAGCCCCGCATCATTGGTGGTCGGGTGTCCAGCATAAAGCAGGAGAAGTATCTCGTACAGGTCACCACAAACACGGAACTCTGCGGAGGATCGCTGATCAAGCCCCGTTGGGTGATCACTGCGGCACATTGCGCTTACAAGAAGAACAGGAATGAGTTCAGGATTTATGGAGGTGCCTCCGATCAGGGTGGTCCATATGCCATTATGCGCAGGGTAGACTTCATGGCCATAAATCCAGCTTTCAATCGGAAGACGCTTAACATGGATGTGGCTGCCTTGCGCCTGACTTCGGATATGACTGGAGCCAATATAGAGACGATCGCTTTGGCCTCCCAATCCGTTCCAGCTCGCGTCTTGGTTAAAGTCTCCGGTTGGGGTTTATTAACTGCCGATGCCGCCGAAACGGCAAAGCGGGTGCACAGTGTCATGGTACCCGTGTGGTCGCGATCCGCGTGTGTGTCTGCGTACAAGGGAATCCACCGGATCACCCGCTCCATGATGTGTGCCGCCAAGCCGTACACGAAGGATTCCTGTGATGGCGACTCGGGAGGACCTTTGGTGCATAGTGGAGAGCTGGCGGGAATCGTATCCTTTGGCTACGGATGTGCCTCAGCTCTGCCTGGTGTCTACACCAGTGTGCCTGTGATCCGAGAGTGGTTTCTGAGCACCGTGCAAAAGCATTCCTGA
- the LOC119554303 gene encoding chymotrypsin-1, with translation MLKLLFGLALIHQLDGSSSATSRLGKIFGGYTVPVKDHSFLVNLRRGGKFRCGGVLISPSCVLTAAHCLEGRYRNVRDLTIHAQQQCLGDTTPPEHVRPAWYVGLSPYYCPQRGLDSDVAVIRLSRPFDIAGNASLVRIDFNDLPRKANLTVMGWGSVNEQGHNWNQCLQEAKVELIPQEQCIKSMDSGQQRVTNNMFCALGENAKDACQGDSGGPIIHAGRSVGIVSWGYGCGSGYPGVYTRLSSPFITYWLKSFMDRNCW, from the coding sequence ATGTTAAAACTCCTCTTTGGACTAGCACTGATCCATCAACTGGATGGGAGTTCCTCCGCCACTAGTCGACTGGGTAAAATCTTCGGAGGATACACAGTGCCAGTAAAGGATCATTCATTTCTGGTCAATCTTCGACGTGGTGGCAAATTCCGCTGTGGCGGCGTCCTAATCTCGCCCAGCTGTGTTCTCACAGCGGCTCATTGCTTGGAGGGAAGGTATCGAAACGTTCGGGACTTGACCATCCATGCCCAACAACAGTGCCTGGGCGATACGACGCCGCCGGAGCATGTGCGTCCAGCCTGGTATGTGGGCTTATCGCCGTATTACTGCCCTCAGCGCGGTCTGGACTCCGATGTGGCTGTGATCCGATTGAGTCGCCCCTTCGACATCGCCGGCAATGCCAGTCTGGTAAGGATCGACTTTAACGATCTGCCGCGGAAGGCCAATCTGACGGTGATGGGTTGGGGCTCGGTCAACGAGCAAGGTCACAACTGGAATCAATGCCTGCAGGAAGCCAAAGTTGAGCTCATCCCGCAGGAGCAGTGCATCAAATCCATGGACTCGGGTCAGCAACGAGTTACGAACAATATGTTTTGTGCTCTGGGGGAAAATGCCAAAGATGCCTGCCAAGGTGACTCCGGAGGACCCATCATCCACGCTGGCCGCTCCGTAGGCATAGTTTCCTGGGGCTATGGTTGTGGCAGTGGTTACCCAGGGGTCTACACCCGCCTCAGCAGTCCATTCATTACGTACTGGCTGAAGAGCTTCATGGACCGAAATTGCTGGTGA
- the LOC119554302 gene encoding trypsin alpha-3 yields the protein MVRSCEPISGPASLSLPKLDSSIHGSHQSGHAMAGLWLVWWLCQLTLGSSSQTRIVGGKETTISQVPYLVNLRQNGYFICGGSLISTSVVLSASHCVYGSQPEDYTIHAGASRLDEDAPVVRSVAMFHTSPSYSATNFDMDVALLQLQEAVLLIPGKVATITPCRNAPEANAYARISGWGVTRETNRDPAKQVRTAMVRVLPGAECQLSYSVFAQISDSMLCAAVRGVRDSCSGDSGGPLVYRGQVCGIVSWGFGCARPAFPGVYTNVASGRVYAFIEQTLQRIRS from the coding sequence ATGGTTAGATCGTGTGAACCTATTTCCGGGCCAGCATCATTATCACTTCCCAAACTAGACAGCAGTATACATGGTAGCCATCAGTCTGGACACGCCATGGCTGGCCTGTGGTTGGTCTGGTGGCTCTGCCAGTTGACACTTGGTTCCTCCAGCCAAACTCGCATAGTGGGCGGCAAGGAGACGACTATTTCCCAGGTTCCATACCTGGTTAATCTGCGCCAGAATGGTTATTTTATCTGCGGTGGATCGCTGATCTCAACCAGCGTGGTGCTCAGTGCATCGCATTGTGTTTATGGTTCCCAGCCAGAGGATTACACCATCCACGCGGGCGCCAGTCGGTTGGATGAAGATGCTCCCGTGGTTCGCAGTGTAGCCATGTTCCACACTTCGCCCAGCTACTCTGCCACCAATTTCGACATGGACGTGGCTTTGTTGCAACTGCAGGAGGCTGTACTTCTAATTCCGGGTAAAGTTGCCACCATTACTCCTTGTCGCAATGCGCCGGAGGCCAATGCATATGCCAGGATTAGTGGTTGGGGAGTGACCCGCGAGACTAACCGTGATCCTGCCAAACAGGTCCGAACGGCCATGGTGAGAGTGCTGCCGGGCGCGGAATGCCAGCTGTCTTACTCCGTGTTTGCCCAAATAAGCGACTCCATGCTCTGTGCCGCCGTGCGTGGTGTCCGGGATTCCTGCTCCGGCGATTCAGGCGGTCCTTTGGTCTACCGCGGACAGGTTTGTGGCATTGTGTCCTGGGGATTCGGCTGTGCCCGTCCAGCTTTTCCGGGTGTTTACACCAACGTGGCTAGTGGAAGAGTTTATGCTTTTATAGAGCAAACACTACAGAGGATTAGGAGCTAG
- the LOC119554301 gene encoding trafficking protein particle complex subunit 11 isoform X2, producing MSMDATALPSELLVTPQPLIGFCGLDTARVAVHKAVWEAFSGSLQRKAADRAAVQYKLLPPNYEFPVAKPKRASYEWYHPKGILKRNWMLKHLHVLPSVVVLFQDMEWNDLQWTEKQVQCAAIVQALKNALQERNTRLCLVLLQRAAPLPPGEDLLAAERAASLTNACGITSKMLFILPHTEHLTGYALRLESAFLDMAQSYYALMSKRIRNHRDQLTAAHATLKIRHQFKLGFVAEMRQDFSTGQKHYFQAYANLDEIRMNDGNCLEIKTMAGFLNYKICRLMFKLKTPRDAINQFIIHVEKYKSRVGFKDLAFEHHAWLSTQHSVFAELFCEAIKNGLPALQTQHPGIYYHKAAEYVMKRRDAAQEAYAAMQSSAEATPVANQSPLSLYTEFFGIRAVKTGDLVAEQQANMQLCDQERGYNHSSGIIALLSQAMAQFKIYKCLRFRKKLAIDMAEEYLKSGDHAKALTLYSLMLPDYRQEKWSTIFTDVLLKTLRCALLSASVADYIACSVEALSLRHHGEQAERILLMENLWQVFQGVPPMPKTQLAPEAQALWTSALASMKSPIQIDLDKVSDVVEMCATFERVQLNNDDLLQLQLIVRVLTDVPLRVRNFHVILADAANPQNSYKLEALKYFCFPSLSQLRGQKQPQEQPRQEPKNFEKNMRLEPGSYYQLFCSTEAQQFHENTQLRIVRLEAHMGTDQVAALLTCSSNYSRQLFRHHTRSRDLDDNVTINPICYIAPTFHLDTQTNLGHGYDNGSDEETTAVATRMLVNEYYPVVTTVSNPYNVYLQNVGVHISVPVGLRNSATLV from the exons ATGTCGATGGACGCCACCGCCCTGCCGTCGGAGCTCCTCGTGACCCCGCAGCCGCTGATTGGCTTCTGTGGACTGGACACCGCTCGGGTGGCGGTGCACAAGGCTGTCTGGGAGGCGTTCAGCGGCAGTTTGCAGCGCAAGGCCGCTGACAGGGCGGCCGTGCAGTACAAGCTGCTGCCCCCCAACTACGAGTTTCCCGTGGCCAAGCCCAAGCGGGCCTCCTACGAGTGGTACCACCCGAAGGGCATACTCAAGCGCAACTGGATGCTCAAGCACCTGCACGTCCTGCCCTCGGTGGTGGTGCTGTTCCAGGACATGGAGTGGAACGACCTCCAGTGGACGGAGAAACAGGTGCAGTGTGCGGCCATTGTGCAGGCCCTGAAGAACGCCCTGCAGGAGCGGAATACCCGGCTGTGCCTGGTGCTGCTGCAGAGGGCAGCGCCGCTTCCACCTGGCGAAGATCTCCTGGCAGCAGAACGAGCCGCTAGTCTGACCAACGCCTGTGGAATAACCAGCAAGATGCTCTTCATACTCCCGCACACGGAGCACCTCACGGGCTACGCCCTGCGGCTGGAGTCCGCCTTCCTGGACATGGCCCAATCCTACTACGCTCTCATGTCCAAGCGGATTCGCAACCATCGGGATCAGCTAACAGCGGCGCACGCCACGCTGAAGATTCGCCACCAGTTCAAGCTGGGATTCGTGGCGGAAATGCGGCAGGACTTTAGCACGGGTCAAAA GCACTATTTCCAGGCCTATGCCAATCTGGATGAGATACGCATGAATGACGGCAACTGCTTGGAGATTAAAACTATGGCCGGGTTTTTGAACTACAAGATCTGCCGGCTTATGTTTAAGCTTAAGACTCCGAGGGATGCCATCAACCAGTTCATCATCCATGTGGAGAAGTACAAGTCTCGAGTGGGTTTCAAGGATCTAGCCTTTGAGCACCATGCCTGGCTAAGCACGCA ACATTCTGTTTTCGCTGAACTGTTTTGCGAGGCCATCAAGAACGGCCTGCCCGCCCTGCAGACGCAGCACCCCGGAATCTATTACCACAAGGCAGCTGAATATGTGATGAAGCGGCGGGATGCAGCCCAGGAGGCGTACGCAGCAATGCAATCATCCGCAGAGGCCACGCCCGTGGCGAATCAGAGCCCTTTGTCCCTGTACACAGAGTTCTTTGGCATCCGGGCGGTAAAGACGGGCGATCTGGTGGCCGAGCAACAGGCCAATATGCAGCTATGTGATCAGGAGCGCGGCTATAACCACTCGTCGGGTATCATAGCCCTGCTCAGCCAGGCCATGGCCCAGTTCAAAATCTACAAGTGCCTCAGGTTTCGAAAGAAACTAGCAATTGACATGGCCGAGGAGTACCTGAAGAGCGGGGATCATGCCAAGGCCTTGAC TTTGTACTCCCTTATGCTGCCTGATTATCGCCAGGAGAAGTGGTCCACGATATTCACCGATGTTCTGCTGAAGACACTTCGATGTGCGCTGCTCTCGGCATCCGTAGCCGACTATATCGCGTGCAGCGTTGAGGCGTTGTCCTTGCGACATCATGGCGAGCAGGCGGAACGGATCCTGCTGATGGAGAACCTGTGGCAGGTGTTTCAAGGTGTGCCACCCATGCCGAAAACGCAACTGGCGCCCGAGGCGCAGGCGTTGTGGACCAGTGCGCTGGCAAGCATGAAATCGCCCATTCAAATTGATTTAGATAAGGTCAGTGATGTGGTGGAAATGTGTGCCACTTTCGAGCGGGTTCAGCTGAACAACGACGACTTGCTGCAGCTTCAACTGATAGTGCG GGTGCTCACGGATGTGCCGTTGAGGGTGCGCAACTTCCATGTCATTCTAGCCGATGCGGCTAATCCGCAGAACAGCTACAAACTGGAGGCACTCAAGTATTTCTGCTTTCCCAGCCTCTCGCAACTGCGTGGCCAAAAGCAGCCTCAGGAACAACCACGCCAGGAGCCCAAGAACTTTGAGAAGAACATGAGATTGGAGCCCGGCTCCTACTACCAGCTGTTCTGCAGCACCGAAGCGCAGCAGTTCCATGAGAACACACAGCTGCGCATCGTCCGACTGGAGGCCCATATGGGCACCGACCAGGTGGCCGCGCTACTCACGTGCAGCTCCAACTACTCACGCCAGCTGTTTCGCCACCACACGCGCAGCCGCGATCTGGATGACAACGTGACGATCAATCCCATTTGCTACATTGCGCCCAC CTTTCATCTGGACACGCAAACGAACCTTGGCCATGGATATGACAACGGTTCGGATGAGGAAACGACGGCGGTGGCTACGAGAATGCTGGTCAACGAGTACTACCCCGTTGTGACCACCGTCAGCAATCCGTACAATGTGTATCTGCAGAATGTGGGCGTACACATCAGTGTTCCCGTCGGTCTGAGAAATAGTG CCACGTTGGTGTAA
- the LOC119554306 gene encoding seminase: MATLWLWLLLHLIPLCWAAGNEANSRIVGGVPVDIGSVPYLVNLRIGGRFICGGSLVTPQHVVTAAHCVKGVGASRILVVAGVTQLTETGVRSGVDKVYTPKAYNTRTLSTDVAVLKLKAPISGPKVSTIELCNSSMKAGDMIKVSGWGQITERNEAVSMQVRSVDVALIPRKTCMNQYKLRGTITSTMFCASVPGVKDSCEGDSGGPAVYHGQLCGIVSWGVGCARKNSPGVYTNVKTVRSFIDKALGM, encoded by the coding sequence ATGGCGACGCTGTGGCTGTGGCTCTTGCTCCACCTGATCCCACTTTGCTGGGCGGCCGGCAACGAGGCCAACAGTCGGATTGTGGGCGGTGTCCCAGTGGATATTGGCAGTGTGCCCTACCTAGTGAACCTGCGCATCGGTGGGAGGTTTATATGCGGTGGTTCTTTGGTCACCCCGCAACATGTCGTCACTGCCGCCCATTGCGTCAAGGGAGTGGGTGCTTCTCGTATCCTAGTCGTTGCCGGAGTCACACAACTTACGGAAACTGGTGTACGGAGTGGCGTGGACAAGGTTTACACCCCAAAGGCCTACAACACCCGAACCCTTAGCACAGACGTGGCTGTTCTTAAGCTTAAAGCCCCCATCAGTGGTCCCAAAGTGTCCACCATTGAGCTATGCAATTCCAGCATGAAGGCAGGTGACATGATCAAGGTCTCCGGCTGGGGACAAATCACGGAGCGCAACGAAGCGGTTTCAATGCAGGTGCGCAGCGTCGACGTGGCTCTCATTCCCCGGAAGACCTGCATGAACCAGTATAAGCTGCGTGGAACCATTACCAGCACCATGTTCTGCGCCTCGGTTCCTGGGGTAAAGGATTCCTGCGAGGGAGACTCCGGAGGACCGGCCGTCTACCACGGTCAACTCTGCGGAATAGTCTCGTGGGGCGTGGGCTGTGCAAGGAAAAATTCACCTGGGGTCTATACGAATGTCAAGACTGTTAGGAGCTTTATCGACAAGGCTTTGGGCATGTGA
- the LOC119553244 gene encoding stress-associated endoplasmic reticulum protein 2, with translation MAPPQRMRVANEKASKYVTMRGNVPKSSKTKEGQYPVGPWLLALFIFVVCGSAIFQIIQSIRAA, from the exons ATGGCTCCTCCACAGAGAATGCGCGTCGCCAACGAGAAGGCCAGCAAATATGTGACAATGCGTGGCAATGTACCCAAATCCTCG AAAACGAAAGAGGGCCAATATCCCGTGGGACCCTGGCTCCTGGCGCTCTTCATCTTCGTGGTCTGCGGCTCGGCCATTTTCCAGATCATTCAGTCGATTCGCGCCGCGTAA
- the LOC119552695 gene encoding UPF0235 protein C15orf40 homolog: MRRLFTSVNAQIMSKNKGKSKTTSEKAKTDAKSTPAKETSPITVDKSGNICIQILAKPGAKQNGITGIGLEGVGVQIAAPPSEGEANAELVKFLSKVLGLRKSDVSLDKGSRSRNKIILISKGVSTVEAIEQLLRKESDS, translated from the coding sequence ATGCGCCGCTTGTTTACATCGGTCAACGCCCAAATAATGTCGAAGAACAAGGGGAAATCAAAGACCACCAGCGAGAAAGCGAAAACCGATGCGAAATCCACGCCGGCTAAGGAAACCAGCCCCATTACAGTGGACAAAAGCGGCAATATATGCATACAAATTCTGGCCAAGCCGGGTGCCAAGCAGAATGGCATCACCGGAATCGGCCTCGAGGGCGTGGGCGTCCAAATAGCCGCGCCACCCAGCGAGGGAGAAGCCAACGCGGAACTGGTCAAGTTCCTGTCCAAAGTTCTCGGCCTGCGAAAGAGTGATGTTTCCCTGGACAAGGGATCCCGATCCCGCAACAAGATAATACTGATCAGCAAGGGCGTGTCCACAGTGGAGGCCATTGAGCAGCTGCTTCGCAAAGAATCCGATTCATAG